In the Thermodesulfobacteriota bacterium genome, one interval contains:
- a CDS encoding MG2 domain-containing protein, with translation MIMWRSQYRTFTVLATLVLFLVNACDVPEKEPEVEPQNPLWSEYIGAHTTGLISKESKIRVRFVNEAVDEQRVGQSAEEYIDIRPSIKGSVTFSDTREIVILPDEGLESGRKYHITVKAKKLIDLPEELKDYEFTVQVIKQEFEARVIGLSPNPLNDREMVLRGSLVTADIEDADKIEKVVTATYLKTSLPLEWQHNVDGKHHEFTVSGIERQQTDEPLTLAWSGAGIGVESDGSTGIEVPARDVFRVMDVRAVQGEQQYIAVSFSGNVSQQQNLRGLVLVGNEEYRTRVEGNTVKVYPGGRFVGQLDVTIEEGIQNDRGGRLQKQFKKTVAFTSQKPQVRFVGKGVILPDNEVLSIPFEAINVDSVQVTAFRIYDNNVGRFLQANKLDGNYEQGRVGRHMWRKTIYFSSADPDKWNRYSLDATQLLRENPGGLFRLTISINRGNSTYSCTEADNLVPVAGEEPLKNNEDLYVSESSGWDYAEDYYGGGQSSIEWRDRNNPCKDAYYRYANGTKGSRNFLASNIGLLAKRGQRGRMKVVATDLKSSEVMEGVEISIMNFQDQIIETAMTDGEGFAEVEVEATPFYLVAEKDGQKGYLKLSKGTALPVSHFDVGGDRVKSGIKGYIYGERGVWRPGDNVYLTFVLQDKNDVIPQKHPVTMKLYNPKGQLIQSVTNSSPVGDFYSFTMKTAEDALTGSWTAKAQLGGSTFSRKLKIETVIPNRLKVELDLGRDTLYKADMPVKGKVFGQWLHGATASGLKTDVKVQLKSVPTRFDRYGDYIFDDPVREFRSEPQLLFEGKLDSEGYAAFKKELWPARDAPGALSARFTTRVFEEGGAFSSGRKTFAYYPYENYVGVKMAKGDRTRGMLLTDVRHKVSIATVNALGEPVDLKQVRIELYKIKWKWWWDKSGESLAQYAYASHSSVIQESTISTTKGQGSWEFEIKYPAWGRYLVRACDLGGEHCSGKVVYIDWPGWAGRAQEGSGAGASILSFFSDKKVYEAGETAVIQLPEATQGRALLSIENGSRVLEQRWVEFEKGKTRLELPLTREMSPNIYVSVTLIQPHRDKKNDRPIRLYGVIPIVVQDPATILKPLLKAADEWSPESTVSVEVSEKEGRRMTYTVALVDEGLLGLTAFKTPDLHRRFYRKEALGVTTWDLFDFVAGAYGGELERLLALGGDGEAKIDEGDKDKRRFPPVVRFLGPFQLEAGKANTHEFDLPQYVGAVRVMVVSGEQGAYGYAAKSVFVRESLMLLATLPRVIGPEEELAVPVSLFVMDDNIKEVTLKVEPDDKFRIVGSDTVSVKFDKPGEKVGMVRMKVGEKLGKGRVGFTATGGGAKARSEIFIDIRSANTATVRHFRKTILPGESWEEKAVPHGLLGTNEVSLEVSSVPPLDLERRLKYLIRYPHGCVEQTTSSVFPQLYLPLLTDLGDEDKKEIEGNINAGIYRLRSFQVGNGGFVYWPGGFGSGAGPASWATSYVGHFLVEAEKRGYFVPPDMLSDWVGFQKSMAQSWVAGTGRSELEQAYRLYTLALAGQAELGAMNRMRESARLSSTARWQLAAAYRLAGLPEAARELVEGEGFSVVDYLTPGPTYGSKLRDKAIILNSLVAIGDYQRATGVVEEISAALSEERWHSTQTVAYSLLAISNYIGDGVHDTAFTFERKLGAGEAEKVSSGSPIHVKRFDDFPSAGESIMVKNISDRPLTATITIRGVPKAGREEAVSSGLGIKVSYSDMKGRPVNVAEFGQGTDFMAQVRVSNHTDRNFDNIALTHIVPSGWEIHNTRMDGGEEGGGTEVDYQDIRDDRIYTYFGLKAGESKEIKAVFNAAYLGKYYLPGISVEAMYDALKHARTKGQWVTVIKSGK, from the coding sequence GCCTCGAGTCGGGCCGGAAGTATCACATAACGGTAAAGGCGAAGAAGCTCATCGACCTGCCGGAGGAGCTGAAGGACTACGAATTCACCGTACAGGTTATAAAACAGGAATTTGAAGCCAGGGTTATAGGTCTGAGTCCAAACCCGCTAAACGACAGGGAAATGGTGCTGCGGGGAAGCCTGGTGACGGCGGATATAGAGGACGCGGATAAAATCGAAAAGGTGGTAACCGCAACCTACCTGAAGACCTCCCTGCCTCTCGAATGGCAGCATAACGTCGACGGCAAGCATCACGAATTCACGGTCTCCGGGATCGAACGGCAGCAGACGGACGAACCTCTGACTCTGGCCTGGAGCGGAGCCGGCATCGGTGTGGAATCGGACGGGTCGACCGGCATCGAGGTCCCCGCGCGGGACGTATTCAGGGTCATGGATGTCAGGGCGGTCCAGGGAGAGCAACAATATATCGCCGTGTCCTTCTCGGGCAATGTCTCGCAGCAGCAGAACCTCAGAGGGCTCGTGCTTGTCGGCAACGAGGAGTATAGAACGCGGGTTGAAGGGAACACGGTAAAGGTCTATCCGGGCGGGCGCTTTGTGGGGCAGCTCGACGTAACCATCGAGGAAGGCATTCAAAATGATCGGGGGGGACGCCTTCAAAAACAGTTCAAAAAGACGGTAGCTTTTACAAGCCAGAAGCCACAGGTACGGTTCGTCGGCAAAGGGGTCATCCTGCCGGATAACGAGGTCCTCAGCATACCTTTCGAGGCAATTAACGTCGACTCGGTGCAGGTGACGGCCTTTCGTATCTACGACAACAACGTAGGCCGGTTTCTACAGGCGAACAAACTGGACGGCAATTACGAACAGGGCCGTGTCGGCAGACACATGTGGCGCAAGACGATCTACTTTTCATCGGCCGACCCGGATAAGTGGAACCGCTACAGTCTCGACGCGACCCAGCTCCTCAGGGAAAACCCGGGCGGCTTATTCCGCCTTACAATATCCATCAACCGCGGGAACTCCACCTACAGTTGTACCGAAGCCGATAACCTCGTCCCGGTAGCCGGGGAGGAACCGCTCAAGAACAACGAAGACCTGTATGTAAGTGAGTCGAGCGGCTGGGACTACGCCGAGGACTACTACGGAGGCGGCCAATCTTCCATTGAGTGGCGCGACCGCAACAACCCCTGCAAGGACGCTTACTACAGGTACGCTAACGGGACAAAGGGTTCCCGGAACTTCCTGGCGTCCAACATAGGCTTGCTGGCCAAGCGCGGCCAGCGCGGCCGGATGAAAGTGGTGGCGACCGACCTGAAGAGCTCCGAGGTCATGGAGGGGGTCGAGATCTCCATCATGAACTTCCAGGACCAGATAATAGAGACCGCCATGACGGACGGGGAGGGCTTTGCCGAGGTAGAGGTCGAAGCGACGCCTTTTTACCTCGTGGCCGAAAAAGACGGCCAGAAAGGTTACCTGAAACTCAGCAAAGGCACGGCACTGCCCGTTAGCCATTTCGACGTCGGAGGCGACAGGGTCAAGTCCGGGATAAAAGGGTATATCTACGGTGAACGGGGGGTCTGGCGTCCCGGCGACAATGTCTATCTGACCTTCGTACTGCAGGACAAGAACGACGTAATACCCCAAAAGCATCCGGTGACGATGAAGCTCTATAACCCGAAGGGGCAGCTCATCCAGAGCGTTACGAACAGCTCGCCCGTCGGCGACTTCTACAGCTTTACGATGAAGACGGCCGAGGACGCGCTGACGGGAAGCTGGACGGCAAAGGCACAGCTCGGCGGCAGTACGTTCAGCAGGAAGCTCAAGATAGAGACGGTCATCCCGAACCGGCTGAAGGTGGAGCTGGACCTGGGCAGGGATACGCTTTATAAGGCTGATATGCCCGTAAAGGGTAAGGTCTTCGGCCAGTGGCTCCACGGTGCGACGGCCTCGGGGCTCAAGACGGACGTCAAGGTGCAGCTTAAGTCGGTGCCGACGAGGTTCGATCGTTACGGCGACTATATCTTCGACGACCCCGTAAGGGAGTTTCGGAGTGAGCCGCAACTGCTCTTCGAGGGGAAGCTCGACAGCGAGGGCTACGCCGCCTTTAAGAAGGAGCTGTGGCCCGCCAGAGACGCTCCGGGGGCACTCTCCGCGCGCTTTACCACCCGTGTATTCGAAGAGGGCGGCGCCTTCAGCTCTGGGCGTAAAACCTTCGCGTACTACCCGTACGAGAACTACGTGGGGGTGAAGATGGCCAAGGGCGACCGGACGCGCGGGATGCTCTTGACCGATGTCAGGCATAAGGTGTCGATAGCCACTGTGAATGCGCTCGGTGAGCCCGTTGATCTGAAACAGGTTCGGATTGAGCTCTATAAGATCAAGTGGAAGTGGTGGTGGGACAAATCAGGCGAGTCCCTGGCCCAGTATGCCTACGCCAGCCACAGTAGCGTGATACAGGAGAGTACGATCTCCACCACTAAAGGTCAGGGCAGCTGGGAGTTCGAGATCAAGTACCCCGCCTGGGGACGCTACCTTGTCCGCGCATGCGACCTCGGCGGGGAGCACTGCAGCGGTAAAGTTGTCTACATCGACTGGCCGGGCTGGGCGGGTCGCGCCCAGGAGGGCAGCGGCGCGGGCGCCAGCATCCTGAGTTTTTTCAGCGACAAGAAGGTGTATGAGGCCGGTGAGACCGCCGTCATACAGCTTCCCGAAGCCACGCAGGGGCGCGCGCTGCTCAGCATCGAGAACGGCTCCCGCGTGCTGGAGCAGCGCTGGGTGGAGTTCGAAAAAGGCAAGACGCGCCTCGAACTGCCGTTGACCCGGGAGATGAGCCCGAATATCTATGTCAGCGTAACGCTTATACAACCGCACCGTGACAAGAAAAACGACCGTCCGATCCGGCTCTACGGAGTGATCCCGATAGTGGTGCAGGACCCGGCGACCATATTGAAGCCCCTGCTCAAGGCGGCAGATGAGTGGTCACCGGAGTCCACGGTATCGGTGGAAGTAAGCGAAAAGGAAGGGCGGCGGATGACCTATACCGTGGCGCTGGTGGACGAGGGGCTCTTGGGGCTGACCGCGTTCAAGACGCCCGACCTGCATCGCAGGTTCTACAGAAAAGAGGCCCTCGGCGTTACCACCTGGGACCTCTTTGACTTCGTGGCCGGCGCTTACGGCGGGGAGCTGGAGCGCCTGCTCGCGCTTGGCGGCGACGGGGAAGCGAAAATCGACGAAGGGGACAAGGATAAGAGGCGTTTCCCGCCCGTGGTAAGGTTCCTGGGGCCGTTCCAACTCGAAGCGGGCAAGGCAAACACGCACGAGTTCGACCTGCCCCAATACGTGGGAGCGGTCCGGGTTATGGTGGTCTCAGGCGAGCAAGGCGCTTACGGTTACGCCGCCAAATCGGTTTTCGTGCGCGAGTCGTTGATGCTGCTCGCCACGCTGCCGCGGGTAATCGGTCCGGAAGAGGAGCTGGCCGTGCCGGTATCCCTGTTCGTTATGGACGACAATATAAAGGAGGTCACGCTCAAGGTCGAGCCGGACGATAAGTTCCGGATCGTCGGCAGCGACACCGTAAGTGTTAAGTTCGACAAGCCGGGCGAAAAGGTCGGTATGGTAAGGATGAAGGTGGGCGAGAAGCTCGGCAAGGGGAGGGTCGGCTTTACGGCGACGGGCGGGGGAGCTAAAGCGCGGTCCGAGATATTTATCGATATCCGCAGCGCGAACACCGCTACGGTCCGCCACTTCAGGAAGACGATACTGCCGGGCGAATCATGGGAGGAGAAGGCGGTGCCGCACGGCCTTCTTGGGACGAACGAGGTTTCGTTGGAGGTCTCGAGCGTGCCGCCTCTCGACCTGGAACGCCGTCTCAAATATCTCATCCGTTATCCCCACGGCTGCGTGGAGCAGACGACCTCCTCCGTATTCCCGCAGCTATACCTGCCTTTGTTGACGGACCTCGGGGATGAGGACAAGAAAGAGATCGAAGGGAACATAAACGCCGGCATATACCGGCTGAGAAGCTTCCAGGTAGGCAACGGCGGCTTTGTCTACTGGCCCGGAGGTTTCGGCTCCGGCGCCGGCCCCGCCTCATGGGCGACCAGCTACGTGGGCCACTTCCTCGTGGAGGCGGAAAAGCGCGGGTACTTCGTACCGCCCGACATGCTGTCGGACTGGGTCGGCTTCCAGAAGTCCATGGCGCAGTCATGGGTGGCGGGGACGGGCCGCTCGGAACTGGAGCAGGCCTACCGCCTTTATACTTTGGCGTTGGCCGGTCAGGCGGAGTTGGGTGCCATGAACCGTATGCGAGAGTCGGCGAGACTGAGCTCAACGGCCCGCTGGCAGCTGGCGGCGGCCTACCGGCTCGCGGGACTGCCGGAAGCCGCGCGGGAACTGGTCGAGGGCGAAGGTTTCAGCGTTGTCGACTATCTCACGCCCGGACCGACTTACGGCTCGAAGCTGCGCGACAAGGCCATTATACTGAACAGCCTCGTCGCTATCGGCGATTACCAGAGGGCCACAGGTGTCGTCGAGGAGATTTCCGCGGCGCTATCCGAGGAAAGGTGGCATAGCACCCAGACCGTCGCCTACTCCCTGCTGGCTATATCGAACTATATCGGAGATGGCGTCCACGACACCGCCTTCACCTTCGAGCGGAAGCTGGGTGCCGGGGAGGCGGAAAAGGTCAGTTCCGGTTCCCCGATCCATGTGAAGCGGTTTGACGACTTCCCGTCAGCCGGTGAGAGCATCATGGTTAAAAACATCTCGGACCGCCCACTCACCGCCACTATCACCATAAGGGGTGTTCCGAAAGCGGGCCGGGAGGAGGCCGTGTCGTCCGGTCTGGGTATCAAGGTTTCCTATTCCGACATGAAGGGCAGGCCCGTTAACGTGGCGGAGTTCGGTCAGGGGACCGACTTCATGGCACAGGTCCGCGTGTCCAACCACACGGACCGGAACTTCGATAATATCGCTCTTACCCATATCGTGCCGTCGGGCTGGGAGATCCACAATACGCGCATGGACGGAGGTGAAGAGGGCGGCGGTACGGAAGTAGATTATCAGGATATCCGGGACGATAGGATCTATACGTACTTCGGGCTCAAGGCGGGCGAGTCGAAAGAGATAAAGGCGGTCTTTAATGCCGCGTATCTCGGGAAGTACTACCTGCCGGGCATATCGGTAGAGGCCATGTACGACGCGTTAAAGCACGCGCGCACCAAGGGACAGTGGGTGACGGTCATAAAATCCGGGAAGTAG